One window from the genome of Periophthalmus magnuspinnatus isolate fPerMag1 chromosome 18, fPerMag1.2.pri, whole genome shotgun sequence encodes:
- the LOC129457145 gene encoding uncharacterized protein LOC129457145, which translates to MNFYHPITTLQSQLHITLLPTSLQNPENTPALKNNDCDLHLCASQQRVVQQPDCFKTAKLSETVVIKCLTKAFWRTKVWYKLGTNRSLQLIASTNSLFEQNAPFDYRYSMKSSDSETTLTIMNMMKEDVGTYYCGIINSHVLFGSGTVLELEGESKPMQSVLQSPDYIKVQPGDSVTLSCSFNVSLCSEQTSVTWLKSALTTEIIAQTSGNKNKFCGNAGEMACVHNLTLNDVTSTQDGTYLCVVSACGHSLTGTRIQVYGSDVSELSDISPTVIILSVLNVVFCAAVVVLVWLVYSYRKNQHKG; encoded by the exons ATGAATTTCTACCATCCAATCACAACACTCCAGTCTCAACTTCACATTACTTTACTGCCCACGTCGCTTCAGAACCCAGAGAACACTCCTGCCCTCAAAAACAATGACTGTGATCTTCACCTGT GTGCGTCTCAGCAACGTGTAGTCCAACAGCCTGACTGTTTCAAAACGGCAAAACTCAGTGAAACTGTGGTAATAAAATGTCTGACCAAAGCTTTTTGGAGAACTAAAGTGTGGTACAAACTGGGCACCAACAGGAGTCTACAACTGATCGCATCAACTAAtagtttatttgagcaaaatgcaccttttgatTATCGTTACTCAATGAAATCTTCAGATTCTGAAACCACTTTGACCATAATGAACATGATGAAGGAGGATGTTGGCACATACTACTGTGGAATAATTAACTCTCATGTTCTCTTTGGATCAGGCACTGTTCTGGAGCTGGAGGGAGAGTCAAAGCCCATGCAGTCTGTGCTCCAGAGTCCAGACTATATCAAAGTGCAGCCAGGAGACTCTGTGACTCTCAGCTGTTCATTTAACGTCAGCCTCTGTTCAGAACAAACCAGTGTCACTTGGCTTAAAAGTGCTCTTACAACTGAAATTATTGCTCAGACCAGTGGAAATAAGAATAAATTCTGTGGGAACGCTGGAGAAATGGCTTGCGTTCATAACCTGACCCTGAATGATGTAACTTCTACACAAGATGGGACCTACCTCTGTGTGGTGTCTGCCTGTGGACACTCACTCACTGGGACAAGGATTCAAGTCTATG GCAGTGACGTCTCTGAGTTGTCTGACATTAGCCCGACTGTCATTATCTTGAGTGTGTTGAACGTTGTTTTCTGTGCGGCTGTGGTCGTCCTGGTGTGGCTGGTTTACAGCTACAGGAAGAATCAACATAAAG GCTGA